From the Procambarus clarkii isolate CNS0578487 chromosome 70, FALCON_Pclarkii_2.0, whole genome shotgun sequence genome, one window contains:
- the LOC123775364 gene encoding astacin-like metalloprotease toxin 3, whose product MVLRKLLLVTWGCLWGAGRGDHFFKDYSFRDRVSPHGHHDLQDHTQYQTPLSDDLESEYVRTYFLSYRWPDKIVPVDFDNSFSSEFRPLVYQAMDALNDLTCVRFRNVSRTKEYHLRVSAREDGCFAQLGYTQGLGAFNKMNLDYGCHSVGIALHEMFHALGISHHHQRPDRDYYVTILKDNIIVGMLSNFLPKTEEGAYLWTMGLPYDYNSIMHYPLHAFNLDEKHTPTMKLKKPFSGFLGNRECPSRTDIAMINRYYECWDHYLGDDIPDAVPYEEFHSRYIKKKPHKTGEVITHPVKPASEALTKWLRFRKSLNPQ is encoded by the coding sequence ATGGTGTTGAGGAAGTTGTTGTTGGTGACTTGGGGGTGTTTGTGGGGAGCGGGTCGCGGGGACCACTTCTTCAAGGACTACTCCTTCAGGGACCGGGTGTCTCCCCACGGCCACCACGACCTCCAAGACCACACCCAGTACCAAACTCCGCTAAGTGATGATTTAGAAAGCGAGTATGTAAGGACTTACTTCCTAAGTTACCGTTGGCCGGACAAGATCGTGCCAGTAGACTTTGACAACTCATTTTCTAGTGAGTTCCGCCCGTTGGTGTACCAGGCGATGGACGCGCTCAACGACCTCACCTGTGTCCGCTTCCGCAATGTCTCCAGGACGAAGGAGTACCACCTTCGTGTTAGCGCCAGGGAGGATGGATGCTTCGCCCAACTGGGCTACACCCAGGGCCTAGGCGCGTTCAACAAAATGAACCTGGACTACGGCTGCCACTCTGTAGGcatcgcccttcacgagatgttCCACGCGCTGGgcatcagccaccaccatcagAGACCAGACCGCGACTATTACGTCACTATTTTGAAGGACAACATAATTGTGGGTATGTTGTCCAACTTCCTGCCCAAAACTGAAGAGGGAGCTTACTTGTGGACGATGGGTCTCCCTTACGACTACAACAGTATCATGCACTATCCGCTGCACGCCTTCAACTTAGATGAGAAACATACGCCCACCATGAAGCTCAAGAAGCCCTTCTCTGGGTTTTTAGGAAATAGGGAATGTCCTTCCCGCACAGACATAGCGATGATAAACCGTTACTACGAGTGCTGGGATCACTACCTGGGAGACGACATCCCAGACGCCGTCCCGTACGAAGAATTCCACTCCAGGTACATCAAGAAGAAACCGCATAAGACTGGAGAAGTAATCACTCACCCAGTGAAGCCCGCCTCAGAAGCACTTACAAAATGGCTTAGATTCAGGAAGTCATTAAATCCTCAGTGA
- the LOC123775362 gene encoding low choriolytic enzyme: MELKKLLVVTWVTVWACLWGAGRGDASYRDQVAPQVTHDSGDASYMDQVAPQASHGQYLSPLSDRDRARILRYRWPDKIIPLAFSHFYAEKYKSLVYQAMDLFNDLTCVRVINATNMETYHIRVMFSDDCGAVQGYFGPKDGFQEVHLGAGCFVALGYPVHELMHAMGFRHQHVRFDRDDNILVLRENIFANDYKDNFAINKRKGDYLWTMGLPYDFNSVMQYPEDAFGYDRAHLPTMKPKVPFNGWLGQVEGPSRSDIAMINRYYECWDHYLGDDILDAVPYEEFHTVLTGTYKGKVDEPKPFSNNFKNWLLKMKSLENR, translated from the coding sequence ATGGAGTTGAAGAAGTTGTTGGTGGTGACTTGGGTGACAgtttgggcgtgtttgtggggcgcGGGGCGCGGGGACGCCTCCTACAGGGACCAGGTGGCTCCCCAGGTCACCCACGACAGCGGGGACGCCTCCTACATGGACCAGGTGGCTCCCCAAGCCTCCCACGGCCAATACCTATCTCCGCTCAGTGATCGTGATAGGGCTCGAATCCTAAGATATCGATGGCCGGACAAGATCATACCGTTGGCATTCAGCCATTTTTATGCTGAAAAGTACAAGTCGCTGGTGTACCAGGCGATGGACCTCTTCAACGACCTCACTTGTGTCCGCGTCATCAATGCCACCAACATGGAGACGTACCATATTCGGGTCATGTTCAGCGATGATTGTGGTGCCGTCCAGGGCTACTTTGGCCCGAAGGACGGGTTCCAGGAGGTGCATCTGGGCGCTGGATGCTTCGTTGCTTTGGGCTACCCCGTTCACGAACTCATGCACGCCATGGGCTTCCGCCACCAGCATGTGAGATTTGACCGCGACGATAATATCCTCGTTCTAAGGGAAAATATTTTTGCAAATGATTATAAAGATAACTTCGCTATAAATAAGCGAAAGGGCGATTACCTGTGGACGATGGGTTTGCCCTACGACTTCAATAGCGTCATGCAGTACCCGGAGGACGCCTTCGGCTATGATAGGGCACACCTGCCCACCATGAAGCCCAAGGTGCCCTTCAATGGGTGGTTAGGACAGGTTGAGGGTCCATCCCGCTCAGACATAGCGATGATAAACCGTTACTACGAGTGCTGGGATCACTACCTGGGAGACGACATCCTCGACGCCGTCCCGTACGAAGAGTTCCACACCGTACTAACAGGCACCTACAAAGGCAAGGTAGACGAACCGAAACCTTTCTCAAATAATTTCAAGAATTGGCTTCTGAAGATGAAGTCGTTAGAGAATCGATGA
- the LOC123775243 gene encoding seminal metalloprotease 1-like has translation MEFIKLLLVTWTCLWGAGPWGGSTHAHGDEVDLGVGSRHAQNLTMLTDISDVDRLKERRAMVSFLKVRWPNKVMPVGFDPMFSESYKATVYRSMDLLNNFTCLRFRNVTEPENEHYLHIFAGKACSAIRGFTRNKKKFQKMSLGRGCNVRGFVIHELLHAAGFHHQHVRADRNDYVTIHWNNIQKHAHMDFSQKDGEHDYLLTMGLPYDFNSIMHYSKNAFAIDNKHHPTIEIKKHFPGRLGQHKGLSRTDIAMLNRLYECWDHYLGDDIPDAVDYKEFNSRYFKEKTDQATPVSDEFKLWLHYMRSLHQ, from the coding sequence ATGGAGTTTATCAAGTTGCTTTTAGTAACTTGGACGTGTTTGTGGGGCGCGGGGCCCTGGGGCGGCTCCACCCACGCCCATGGGGACGAGGTGGACCTCGGGGTTGGCTCTCGCCACGCTCAAAACCTGACAATGCTCACTGACATCAGTGATGTTGACAGACTCAAGGAAAGAAGAGCAATGGTCTCCTTTCTAAAAGTGCGATGGCCGAACAAGGTAATGCCAGTGGGATTCGACCCTATGTTTAGTGAGTCGTATAAAGCGACGGTGTACCGTTCGATGGACCTGCTCAACAACTTCACCTGTCTCCGCTTCCGCAATGTCACAGAGCCGGAGAATGAGCACTACCTTCATATCTTTGCAGGGAAGGCCTGCTCCGCCATCAGGGGCTTTACGAGAAATAAAAAGAAATTCCAGAAGATGAGCTTGGGGCGCGGCTGCAACGTCCGCGGCTTCGTCATTCACGAACTGCTCCACGCCGCCGGCTTCCACCACCAGCATGTGAGAGCAGACCGCAACGATTACGTCACTATTCACTGGAACAACATACAAAAACATGCGCACATGGACTTTTCTCAAAAAGACGGGGAGCACGATTACCTGTTGACCATGGGTCTTCCCTACGACTTCAACAGTATCATGCACTATTCGAAAAACGCCTTCGCCATAGATAACAAACATCACCCCACCATAGAGATTAAGAAACACTTTCCTGGGAGGTTAGGACAGCACAAGGGTCTATCCCGCACAGACATAGCGATGCTCAACCGTCTCTACGAGTGCTGGGATCACTACCTGGGAGACGACATCCCAGACGCCGTCGACTACAAAGAGTTCAACTCCAGGTACTTCAAGGAGAAGACCGACCAAGCCACGCCCGTCTCCGACGAATTTAAATTATGGCTTCATTATATGAGGTCGCTTCACCAGTGA